In Paludibaculum fermentans, the genomic stretch AACGGTCGATGGTCGCAGGCCAGGCGCAATCGGCGGAGGTGGAACTCCGGCGGGCCGCAGCCCTCCCATCGAGCGAGCCGCTGAAGCTGCCCACGGCTCCGGTGGCACCGTCCGCCCCGGGGGTGACGCTGGAGGAGCTGCGAAGGCGGGCTCTGGAGGTGCGTCCCGACCTGCGGGTGGCCCGCACGCTTTCCGCGCAATCGACAGCCGAACTGGATCTCGTCCAGGCCCAGGGACGGCCCGACGTGACGGTGTCGGCGCAGTATGCGCGAAGGTATTCGCAGTTCGAAGATCCAATCCGGGTGACGGGGCGCGGCTCGCCGCTACTGCTGCAGGACCGGGACAACGTACTGACACTGGGGGTTTCCATCCCCCTGCAGACGCGCAAGCGCAACCAGGGCAATGTCGAAGCGGCAGCAGCCCGCCAGAGCGCGGCGCAGTTGAGAGGCCGGCACCTTGAGGTGACCGCCGGACTGGAAGTGGAAGCGGCATGGGCACGCTACGAGGCAGCACGGAAGACGGTGGCGATCTTCCAGCGCGGGGTTGTGGACGAATCGAACAGGAACCTCGCGATCATTCGCCAAGCTTACGAACTGGGCCAGCTTCGGCTGTTGGACGTCCTGAATGAGCAGCGCAGGCAACTGGAGACGCAGCTGAGCGCAATCGATGCGGAGGCGGAACTGGCGCGCAGCGCAGCCGAGTTGGAACGGGCCGCGGGAGGAGAACTCAAGTGAAGAAGTCAATGTTCCTACTGGCGGCCACACTCGTGCTGGCCGGGTGCTCACAACCGAAGCCTGAGCCCACGCCCAATGAAGAGAAGCGCGAGGGCGGGCTCGTGCAGATCAGCGCGGAGGCCCAGTCGCACTTCGGAATGCAGGTGGAAGCGGCCCAGGTGCATTCGCTGCACGAGCTGCTGCAGGTGCCCGGAACGGTGCAGCCCATCGACAGCCGGGTGAACACGATCCGGCCGCTGGCGCGCGGGCGGCTGCACGAGGTGCTCGTGAAGGTGGGCGATCGTGTAAGCAAAGGGCAGCCGCTGGCCACGTACGACAACATGGAGGCGGGTGAACTGGTGGCACAACTGTCGGGGGCGCGGGCCGACCTGGAGCGACTACGCGGGCAGGAGCGCCAACTCGGCCGCCAGGTGGAGAGGGCCCGAGCCCTGGCTGAGATTGGGGCTGTGCCGAAGAAGGAGTTCGAGCTGGCGACGGCCGATCAAAGGGCCGCCGGACAGAGTGTGAAGTCGCAGGAGAGCGTGGTCGAGGGAATCGTGGCACGCCTGCGGCGCTTTGGCCTGACTGGTGCGGAGACGCAGACGACGCCCATCACCACCATCACGGCACCGTTGGCGGGAGTGATTACGAAGCAGGAGGCATCGCCGGGCGAGGTGGTGGAGTCCACGACGGCGTTGTTCACCATCGCGGACCTGAGCGCTGTGTGGGTCCAGGCCGAGGTTTATGAGAAGGACCTGGGGCGGCTGCGGATTGGGCAGGACGCGTTGATCACCGTGGACACTTACCCTGACCAGGGTTTCACAGGCAGGGTCACGTATGTGAGCGATTTCCTGGACCCGCGGACACGAACCGCGCGGGTCCGCTGCGAAGTACCGAACGGATCCATGCAACTCAAGCTCGACATGTACACCAACGTGCAGTTGCCGACGACCTTCAGCCGCAAGACGCTGGCCGTGCCTTCGGGCGCGATCCAGGAGGTGGGGGACAAGACGGTGGTTTTCGTGAGGAAGTCAGCCACGGAATTTGAGCCACGGGTGGTCACTGCCGGGAAGACCGTTCGCGAGCTGGTGGAGATCGTAACCGGGCTGACGGCAGGCGAGATGGTGGTGAAGACAGGAGCGTTCCATCTCAAGTCCATCCTGGTGGGCAAGGAACTGGGCGAGGAATAGCATGCACTCCTTCATAGACTGGGCGCTCCGTTATCGAGCCATCGTCCTGCTGGGCATTCTGCTGACGATCGTGTTCGGGGTCTATTCGCTGCAGCAGCTGCCGATCGACGCCGTACCCGACATCACACCGAACCAGGTTCTGGTGCTGACCCGCGCTCCGAGCCTTTCCCCGATCGAGGTGGAACAGTTTCTAACTTTTCCGATTGAGAATGCCATGACCGGATTGCCGGGCGTGGAGCGAATCCAGTCGGTCTCGAAGAACGGCCTCTCGTATGTCGCCGTGTACTTCAGAGAGAACGTGGAGACATACTTCGCGCGGCGGCTGGTGATGGAGCGGCTGCCGCAGGCGCGCGAGAACATTCCGGCCGGAATGGGCTCACCGGAGATGGGTCCGATTGCCACCGGGCTGGGTGAGGTCTACCAGTTCAAGGTGAGCGGCGCGGGCCGATCGCTGATGGAACTGCGGAGCATCCTGGACTGGGAGATCGCGCCCAAGCTGCGATCTGTGCCTGGGATCGTGGAGGTCAACACGCATGGCGGAGCACTGAAAGCGTACGAAGTACAGGTCGACAGCGAAAAACTGGTGGCTTACCACGTCTCACTGGAGAAGCTGATCTCCTCCCTGGAGAAGAACAACGCCAACGCGGGCGGAGCTTACCTGGAGCGGATGGAGCAGCAATCGCTGGTGCGGGGCGAGGCCTTGATCACCAGCCTGGCGGACATCGAGAGGATCGTCGTGGGGGTGTCACCGACGGGCACTCCGATCCTGGTGAGCAACCTGGGTGAAGTCCGGTTTGCGCCCATGGTGCGCCAGGGCTTCGCGACGCAGGATGGCAAGGGGGAGATTGTTGTCGGTGTAGCGATGATGCTCATCGGCGAGAACTCGCGCGTGGTGGTGGACCGGGTCAAACAGAAATTGATCACCATCCAGAAGTCGCTGCCCCCGGGCGTGCGGGTGGAGCCGCTTTACGACAGAACCGAACTGGTGCGCCGCACGATTGGGACGGTGAGCCGCAACCTGCTGGAGGGCGGATTGCTGGTGGTGGCGGTGCTGCTGCTTCTGCTGGGGAGCTTCAAGGGCGGCGTGATGGTCTCCCTGGCGATTCCGTTATCGATGCTGGCAGCGTTCACGGGAATGGTGCAGGCCAACATCTCAGGCAACCTGATGAGTCTGGGCGCCATCGATTTCGGCCTGGTGGTGGACGGGTCCGTGGTGATGGTAGAGAACATCCTGCGGCGGCTGGGTCATCGAAAGCCCGGAGAGGAATCGTTGGACGTGATCCGCCATGCGGCGCAAGAGGTGGCGAGACCCACGTTCTTCGGCATCCTCATCATCGTACTGGTCTACATCCCCATCCTGACCCTGCGGGGCGTGGAGGGGAAGATGTTCCGGCCGATGGCGATCACGCTGTTGTTTGCCCTGGCGGCGTCGCTGGTGATTGCCCTGGCCGTGATGCCGGTGCTGAGCTCCTATGTATTCCGGAAGCAAGTGGTGGAGAAAGAGACGTGGCTGATGCGGAAGGCGGGCGCAGCCTATGGACCGATGCTGCGCCGAACGCTCCGGTTTCCGCTGGTCACCGCTGGACTGGCGGCCCTGGCCTTCGTGGTGACGCTGGCGATTGTGCCGCGGCTCGGCGCGGAGTTCATCCCGACATTGGACGAGGGTTCGATTGTGGTGATGATGTACCGGGTTCCGGGCATCTCCGTAGCGGAATCGCTACACGGCAACGAGATCATCGAGAACGTGCTGCGGGAGTTCCCCGAGGTGCAGACAGTTTACTGCCGGACCGGCCGGCCGGAGGTGGCGACGGACCCAATGGCGATCGACCAGAGCGATGTCTATGTGTTCCTGAAGCCCGCTTCCGAGTGGCCTCGCAAGCGCACCAAGGAGGATCTGATCTCCAGCATGAAAGCGAAGCTGGAGGAGCATGCGCCCGGCGCCGGGTACAGCTTCTCGCAGCCGATTCAGATGCGGATGCAGGAGTTGATGGAGGCCGGTGTTCGCTCCGATATCGCCGTAAAACTGTATGGCGACGACCTGAACATCCTGCGTCAGAAGGCGGACCAGATTGCCGCCGTCGTGCAACGAGTCCCCGGCGCGGCCGATGTGCGCGCGGAGCGGGTGGCGGGCCTGCCCTATCTGCGGATCCGGATCAAGCGGGACGCGCTGGCCCGGCACGACCTGGATGCGGCCGATGTGCTGAATACGGTCGAGGCGATTGGCGGCAAGGCCGTGGGACAAGTAGTGGAGGGGAACAAGCGATTCGTGATGCAGATCCGGTTTGACGAGGCACATCGGAGCAGCATTGATGCGATCAGGAATCTCATGGTGGGGGACAATGAGGGCCACTTCATCCCGATGGCTCAACTGGCCGACGTGTTTGAAGAGAGCGGCCCCGCGCAGATCAGCCGGGAGAACGCGCAGCGCAGGATCTCAGTGGAGGTGAATGTCCGGGGCCGGGATCTGGCGGGCTTTGTCTCAGAGGCAAGCCGGCTTGTGGCAGCGAAGGTGAAGCTGCCCGCGGGGTACTCGATCGAATGGGGTGGCAAGTTCGAGCAACTGGACAGCGCGTCGCGGCGGCTGGCGATCACGGTACCGATCGTCCTGCTGTTGATCTTTGTCCTGCTGTATCTCAACTTCGGATCCGCCGTGCCCGCGCTCCTGATTTCGCTGAATGTGCCGCTGGCCGCGGTGGGCGGCATTCTCGCGCTGTACCTGCGGCAGATGCCGTTCAGTATTTCCGCGGGCGTCGGGTTCATCGCGTTGTTCGGAATTGCGGTGCTGAACGGCATCGTGCTGCTGACAAATGTGATTGCGATGCGAAAGGGCGGAGCCCCGTTGGCGGAGGCTGTCGAGGCAGGAGCGAGGGCGAGGTTGCGCCCGGTGATGATGACGGCGCTGGTGGCGAGCCTGGGGTTCTTTCCGATGGCGTTTTCGCACGGAGCAGGAGCGGAAGTGCAACGGCCGCTGGCAACGGTGGTGATTGGCGGCCTGGTCTCCTCCACGGCGTTGACACTGCTGGTGCTGCCGGCCATCTACATGATGTCGGAGAAGAGACGCGAAGCGAGGGGCAAAGGAGCCGCGGAGACCGTGCAGGGGTGAGGCTCCCTGATTGGGGCAGCGGACAGAGCCGGGAGCGGACAACCGCCCACGGCGGCTGCCTGCTTGTTTCAGGTGCCGCGGCCATCTACGATTGGGGACTGAGTTGCGGGCACCGGGCTTGGCCGTTGGGTTCCGGGTTCGGGACGGGTTGCCCAGCAGGAAGGATGATCGATGCACAAGAGTCTGTTGAGCGTGATAGCCCTTGGATTGACAGCGGGTGCGGGCCTTGCGGCGGAGGCGCCCGCGGCAGAGATCTCGAATGGCCTGGTTCGCGCGAAGGTCCATTTGCCGGATGGGCGGACGGGCTTCTACCGGGGCACACGGTTCGACTGGTCCGGCGTCATCTCGGACTTGCAGTTCTCCGGGCACAACTATTACCCGCAGTGGTTCGACCGGATGGACCCCAAGGTCAAGGATTTTGTCTACGAAGGCGCCGCCATCGCGGCCAGCCCCTGTACCGCGGCGACCGGCCCGGCCGACGAGTTCCGGACGCCCCTGGGGTATGAAGAGGCCAAGCCGGGAGGAACGTTTGTGAAGATCGGAGTCGGCGTCCTGCGGAAGACCGACTCCGCCGCATACGATTCCTTCCACCTCTATGAGATTGTGGATGGCGGGCAATGGAAGGTCAGCAAAACGGGGAGTTCCGTCGAGTTCGTGCAGCGGCTGAATGACCGGGCCACGGGCTATGCCTACCTGTACAAAAAGACGGTGTCGTTGACGAAGGGGCAGCCGCAGATGGTGCTGAGTCACAGCCTGAAGAACACGGGCAAAGCCGCGATCCGGAGTGCCGTCTACAACCACAACTTCCTGTATCTCGACCGGCAGCCGCCCGGTCCGGATTTCGTGATCACGTTCCCATTCGACGTCCACACGCCCCAGGTCCCGCCGATGGCCGAAGTGCGCGGCAACCAGGTGCGGTACACGAAGATCCTGGCGGGGGAGGAGCATGTGCAGATGCCCGTAAGCGGCTACGGTGCGGAGGCTAAGGATTATGACATCCGTGTGGAGAACCAGGCTGTGGGTGCGGGTGTGAGGATCACGGGCGACCGGCCGATTACCCGGATATACCTGTGGTCCATTCGCGCTCCACTTTCGGTGGAGCCGTATGTGAATGTGGAGATTCAGCCCGGGGCGGAGTTCACCTGGAAGATTGTATACGACTACTACACGATGCCAACGGGCGGGCGATGACACAGGTCAATGCAGGCCCGTGCGGATTTGCCGAGTGAGCGGCTGGCGCGGTGCGCTCAATATTCAAACTGCATGAACAACTGGACCTGACGCGGCGGGCCGCTCTCAATCAATGATCCCCAATTGCTGAGGCGGCCGGCGGGGGTGGCATAGGCTTCGCTGAGGCGCACGGCGTTGGCGTGATTCAGGAGGTTGAAGCTCTCCGCTCCGAACTGGAGGCGCATGCGGTTGTCGTGGAACGGGATCGTTCTCATGAGGCGGGCATCTAGGCTAACGGAGGCCGGTCCAAGTCCAGTGTTGCGCAGCATGCCGGTGGGCCGGGCCGTGACGGGATAGGCTCCCGTGGCGGCGGGATCGTAAGTGAGCAGCGTGTTGACGGGCCGCCCGCTGCCGGCGACCATGCCCGGGGCCAGGGTCCAGTTCTCCAGGGCGGCCTGAAGCCAGGGTGGTCCAACCCAGGGGCCGAAGGGCAGCTCAAAGATGGAACTGATGCTGAGGCGGCGCGCCTGATAAAGGCGGCTGCGGCCCCAGTCGGCGTGCAGGTTGGCGGGCTGGGAAGGATGCTCGTCAAAGTCGGAGGCGTCATCCCAGGCGCGGCCGAGGTCGAAACTGGCAAGCAGGGTGATGCCTTCGAGGACGCGCCGGTTGTAGGAGAACGACAGCCCGCGGTAAGACGACCTGGCTGTCTGTTCCAGCAGGTAAACAGGAGGCAAAGTGAGGGCTGCGTTGCGGACCCGGGGCAGGTGCAGGGCCCGGACCAGGTTTAGTTCCACATGGAAGGTCGACGACGAGCCAAAGCCGCGCTCCCAGCCGATGGAGAGCTTGCGCGCCCGCGCGGCGGGAAAACTGGCGGAGGCGGCCCAACGCGCCGCAACTTCGGGACCGAGGCCGTATCGAACATACTCGGTTGCCTGGCCGCTGCCCTTCTGCAGGACGTCGTTGAGATAGGCGAGTGGATAGCGGTCAGTGAAGAGGCCGAAACCCGCGCGGAGGATCCAGGGCGTCTTGACGCCGGGCCGCCAGGCGAGGCCGAGACGCGGACTCCAGTTGCCGGGCGGCTGTGGGAGCCCGGAGGGGAGGCTCTGTTTGTCGTAGCGGAGGCCGGCTTCCAGAAGGAGATGGTCGAGCACCTGCCAGCGCTCCTGCAGCCAGAGGCCCACCGGCACTGTGGTCATGCGGGTACGCGGGTCGCCGCGCACGATCCACGACATGGCAGGCGAGCGTTGCTCGAAGGCCTCCAACGTCGGGAATAGCTCCACGCCGCCAAAACGATTCGCTATTCGACCGTCGAAGTGGACGGCGTGGACGCTGGCTCCGGCGCTGAGGCGATGGCGGCCGGCCGTGAGGTTCCACTGCTCGACGAGTTCGGTGTGGGTTTCGAGGCGGCTGGCGTTCAGGCGCGGAGATTCGCCGAAACTCACAATGCCGGGGATTTCCACAAGTGGGCCGGAGCCATTCGGCCAAAGCCGCTGTTCGCGGCGGCCGTACTGAGTGCGGATCTCGTTGACCATGGCCGGCGTGATGACACGCAGCCAGGTGGCGGCGAGGGAGTGGTCGGCGGTGAGGCTGTTGCCGGCTGCCGACCGGTCCAGAAAGTTCTCGGCCCCCTGGACATCGCCCAGGGCGCGGCCGTGGGACCAGGCGTAGCGGAAGGCCAGGGCATCCCGCTCAGTCACCTGATGGTTGAGTTTGAAGGTGCTGTCGAGCCCGTGCTGGGAGGTGGGGTAGAGCCCCGAAGAGACGGTGCGGTCCTGAGCGAGGACGCGATTGATGCGGTCGACGGCCCAAGAGGGAGTTTCGGACCATTCCTGCGCGGACTCCTCCTCCATTTCGGCGGCGACAGCCCAAAAGGTTCGGTCCCTGCGGAGGGGCCCCATGACGGACACTCCAGGTTGGCGGCGGCGGAAGCGCGGCCGGCGCTCCGAATCGACTTCCGTTTTACGGGCGTTCAGAAGCTCGTTCTGGAAGAACCAGGTGGCATCGCCGTGCCACTGGTTGACCCCGGTGCGGGTGATGACGTTGATGAGTCCTCCGGCAGCGCCGCCGAATTCGGCTCCGGCGCTGACACCGGCCACGCGGAACTCCTGCACCATCTCGAGGCCGACAGCGACGCGGTTGCCGCCGGTGGTTTCGTCGCGATTGTCGAGCCCGTCAATCGTCATGCTGTTGCTGCGGGCACGGACACCGGAGAAGCTGAAGCCACTGTCGGCGAGCGGGCTGCGGATGCCGGTCATGGAGCGCTGTTGGCCTCCCGTGGCGGTCTGGGTGAGGCCGGGCACGAGGGCGACGAAGCCGAGGTAGTTGCGGCCCAGGGCAGGGGCCTCTTCGATTCGATCTCCGCCCAGCGCCAGGCTAGCCGTGGTGGCTGCCGCTTCGAGGGCGTCGGGCTGCTCGTTGACCTCGACCGTGGTGGCTACGCCTTTCAGAGAGAGGGTCAAACGCTGGATCAGTACCTGGCCGATGGAGAGCGGGAAGGTGGCGGTGCCGAGTGGGGTGAAGCCGTCATGCTCGACGTGGAGGGTCCATTCGCCAGGAGGCACCGCGTCCAGCGAGAAACGGCCTTCCCAGTTCGTCTCAGCGGTGCGCCTAAACCCGCGCGTGGCGTCAAGAGCGGTGACTCGGGCAGCCGGCACCGGAGTGCCGCTTGCGTCGGACACAGTGCCTTGGATGGCTCCGACTGGTGCGCCGTGCTGGGCTTGCAGGACGGAGGCGAAGACAAGGAACACGAAGAGTGGGAGCAGCCTGCAAAGGTGGGGGCTGAGTGCGTTGGCCGGCTGGGAGGCCATCTGAGACTGCCGGGGCGCCGGGGTTCGTAGCGCGATTTCATTCAAAACGGGCGGCTTGGCTTGCGAATTGTGATCGGGGCCTCGCCTCTCCGTCATTCCACTAGGCTATCAAGCATTGTGTGCCTAGCCGCGAAAGGCCGGCCCGCCTCCTTCTGGAACCGGGCCGGCCTTGATTTCTGGATGAGACCAGGCCGATTGGGCCGGGTCTCTGGCGGCTAGAAGTAGAACTTCAGGCCGAGCACGAGACGCCGCGAGAGGGCGGCGTTGGTGTAGCGGCCCAGGTTGGCATTGATCTGGTCACCAGCGGCGTTGAAGCGCGCAGTGGTGTCCATGCTGCTGTACTGGGTGTGATTGAAGGTGTTATAGCTCTCCATGCGGAACTGCATGCTGCGGCCTTCACGGGCGCCGAGCTTGAAGTTCTTGAAGAGGGAGATGTCCCAGTTGTTCAAACCGGGATTCGTGACGGTCGTCTTGGGGGCATTGCCGATGCCGTTGACGGAGTAGGCTGTGGTGGGTGGCTTGAAGGCATCCACGTTGAAGGCCTGGCCGGCGGGCGCCGATCCGTTGGGATTGCCAACCAGGACGACGCGGCTGTCAACACCATTGCCGGTCGCGCCGGTGAGATCTGCCGAGTAGGACAGACTGTAGCCGACGCCGGTGGGCGAGCCGGTATTGAACTGGCTGACACCCGAGAGTTCCCATCCGTTGAGAGCGATGCGGCTGAACTTGTTGTCCCAACTCTTGCTGAAGTCGGGCAGGTTGTAGGTATAGTTCAGCATCAGGGTATGACGGCGATCGAAGCCGGCAAGACCGTAGTTCCGCATGCGGTAGTTGAGAGTGGGGCTGAGAACGCCACCCTGGCCGTCCACGAGGTCGAGAGACTTCGACCAGGAGTAAGCCGTGTGGAAGGTGAAGCGATCAGAGAACCGCTTGGTGAGTTGCACCTGCATCGCGTTGTAGTTGCCGTAACCGGAGAACTCCAGGTAGTTAACGCTGGAGTAACCGAGATAGGGCCGCAGGAAGTTGGCGGGCAGCGCGGTGCCGGTGGTGGAGTCGATGCTGGACGCGAGCCGGTTGGTGCCGTACTGCGTGGCGTTCAGATCGCGGTAGACCAATAGATGCTTCTGCGTATTGCCGACGTAGGCCACATCGAGCACGGCGCCGAAGCCGATGCTTTGCTGGACGCCGAAGCTCCAGTTGTAGACGGCCGGCGGGCTGTAGCTGCGCTGGAAGCCGTAGACCGACGCGGGTCCAATGGTGGTGCCGGTGGTGGAAGAGGTGAGGTTGGCGAGCGTGGTGTAGTTCGCCGTTCCGGTGGTTACCAGCGGGGGCATCTGGACGAGTTGCAGAACCTGATCGTCGTTGAAACGATCGTAGAAGATGCCGAAACCGGAGCGAATGGCCGTCTTGCCATTGCCGAAGACATCCCAGGCGAGGCCGACGCGGGGCGCTGCCTGGATGGACGGCGAGTTGAGAACCTTTTCCTTGTATGTGGTCATGCCCTGATAGGGCGTGCCGGTAACTGGCGAGAATGCCCCGATCTTGACGGCCGGGTAGAGCGTGCCCGTGGAAGGATCGCGCGCCATGCGGGTCTTGGAAACGGGGTCGAGGTAGGGCGACAGGAGTGGCGGCTGATTCGCACTGCTGTAGACAGAAGAGTCGAAGATGGCCAGCGTGTCGTTGGCGCTGTAGCTGGGCTGGATGGAGTAGAAACGGACGCCGGCATCGATCGCCAGGCGGCGGTTCACCTTCCAGCTGTCCTGCACGTACCACTCCGCGTTGAAGAAGCGGCCGTGGGCGGAGGGATGGCCGCTAGCTTCAGAGTAGGAGTCGACGACGCCGAGAATCGCGTTGGAGTACGGATTGTTCGTGTCGTAGGGGTTGTTGGCGTCGCGGTCGAACGCCAGCGCGCCATTGAAGGAGGTGGAGCGGGCGGCGTTGCGCGTCGTGCGCTCGAGGTAAACACCCATTTTAAAGTTGTGCTTGCCCCAGATCTTCGACAGGTTGTCGGAATAGTTCCAGATGTTGTTTGTACCGAAGAAGGGATAGCGGCCCTCGATGGAGAGGGAGGCGGCGCCGGTGACGCCGGAGAACGTGGCGTTGGGGATGAGGTTCAGCGGGTTGGCCGCGGGATAGAACTGCCCGAGGGTAATGCCGATTTTGCTGCGCACGTTGGCGTTAAGGCGGTCCTGGGTGAGCGCGTCGACGGTCTGCTTGGCGCGGTTGACGCCGAAGGTGAACTCGTTGACCATGGTGGGACTGAAGGTGTGGATCAATGTCGCGACGGCGCCGGCGCTGTGGATCTCGTAGGAGATGGGCAGTTGGGGCCAGGCGTTGTTGCCACCGAGACCAACCGAGAGTCCGTACTCACCACGAACGGCCTGGAAGTCCTGAATCAGGCGGACGTAAAAGGTCGTGTTGGAGGTGATGTTGTAATCGGAGCGCAGAATGGAATCGCGGCGGGGCTGCTTGTTAACGCTAACGCCTGTCCAGTTATATGTATTGCTCGGCCCTTTTGTATTCGGCGTGGGGAAGAGACTAAGCAGCTTCTGCCCATTCGCGTCGATGCGGCTGGACGGGATGGTGTTGTTCGGGAACGCCGCGTTGTTGTTGTAAGGATCCCTGATTGCAATCAGTGTATTGTTGGTGTCGTAAGACTGTGAGAAGTCACCGTTGCGCTCGAGGGTGGTGGGGAAGGTCTGGGTCTGGGTGCTTGAGGGCGCCTGGATGGGCAGGAACTCCTGCGACCAGAAAAAGAAGAGCTTGTCGCGGTTCTTGTTGAAGTTCGTCCCGGGCAGAAGCACGGGCCCGCCCAGGGTGTAACCGGGGTAGTTGTAGCGATAGCGCGGACGAGGAAGCCCGCTCTTATTATTCAGCCACTCGTTGGCGTTTAGCGCTTCATTCCGCAGGAAATAATACGCGCTGCCATGAAAATCGTGGGTGCCGCTCTTGATCACGGTGAGGATGGTGGCGCCGGAACTGCGGCCATACTCGGCCTGATAGTTGCTGAGCAGGACTTTGACCTCGCCCACGGCGTCGATGCTGGGTGCGAGGTACGGCCCGGTGAGCGAGCCGGTATCCAAACTGGAAACACCATCCAGCGTCAGGTTGATGGAGCCTGCGCGGGTGCCGTTGATGTTGATGCCCGTGAGATCGTTCCAACCGGGAGACTCACGGTTGGCGGTGTCAATTACGCCAGGCAACAGTTTGGCCGTGCCCATGTAGGAGCGGCCCTTCAGAGGAAGTTCGGCCATCTGGCGCGCGGAGATAAGACCGGAGCGCTCCGCGCTCTCCGTCTGGAGGCGGGCCGCTTCCGCGGTGACAGTCACAGTATCTGTTAAAGCGCCCACTTCGAGGGAGATGGGCTGCAGATTCACGCGTTCGGTCGCCGTAATGGAGATCTTCGACTGTTCGTACTTTTTAAAGCCCTTCGCGTTGATCCGAAGGGAATATGTACCTGGAAGTAGTTCCGTAAAGAGGTAGTAGCCTTCCGCGGTCGACTGAGCCGTGCGGGTTTGGCCGGTTAGTGCGTTGGCGATGGTGACTTCGGCGTCGGCAACACTGCCTCCGCTTGCGTCAAGGATGGTTCCAGACAATTGACCCGTG encodes the following:
- a CDS encoding TonB-dependent receptor; translation: MKKPKLPVFNRSGLLAAALFVVAATLPAPLVGQGLTGQLSGTILDASGGSVADAEVTIANALTGQTRTAQSTAEGYYLFTELLPGTYSLRINAKGFKKYEQSKISITATERVNLQPISLEVGALTDTVTVTAEAARLQTESAERSGLISARQMAELPLKGRSYMGTAKLLPGVIDTANRESPGWNDLTGININGTRAGSINLTLDGVSSLDTGSLTGPYLAPSIDAVGEVKVLLSNYQAEYGRSSGATILTVIKSGTHDFHGSAYYFLRNEALNANEWLNNKSGLPRPRYRYNYPGYTLGGPVLLPGTNFNKNRDKLFFFWSQEFLPIQAPSSTQTQTFPTTLERNGDFSQSYDTNNTLIAIRDPYNNNAAFPNNTIPSSRIDANGQKLLSLFPTPNTKGPSNTYNWTGVSVNKQPRRDSILRSDYNITSNTTFYVRLIQDFQAVRGEYGLSVGLGGNNAWPQLPISYEIHSAGAVATLIHTFSPTMVNEFTFGVNRAKQTVDALTQDRLNANVRSKIGITLGQFYPAANPLNLIPNATFSGVTGAASLSIEGRYPFFGTNNIWNYSDNLSKIWGKHNFKMGVYLERTTRNAARSTSFNGALAFDRDANNPYDTNNPYSNAILGVVDSYSEASGHPSAHGRFFNAEWYVQDSWKVNRRLAIDAGVRFYSIQPSYSANDTLAIFDSSVYSSANQPPLLSPYLDPVSKTRMARDPSTGTLYPAVKIGAFSPVTGTPYQGMTTYKEKVLNSPSIQAAPRVGLAWDVFGNGKTAIRSGFGIFYDRFNDDQVLQLVQMPPLVTTGTANYTTLANLTSSTTGTTIGPASVYGFQRSYSPPAVYNWSFGVQQSIGFGAVLDVAYVGNTQKHLLVYRDLNATQYGTNRLASSIDSTTGTALPANFLRPYLGYSSVNYLEFSGYGNYNAMQVQLTKRFSDRFTFHTAYSWSKSLDLVDGQGGVLSPTLNYRMRNYGLAGFDRRHTLMLNYTYNLPDFSKSWDNKFSRIALNGWELSGVSQFNTGSPTGVGYSLSYSADLTGATGNGVDSRVVLVGNPNGSAPAGQAFNVDAFKPPTTAYSVNGIGNAPKTTVTNPGLNNWDISLFKNFKLGAREGRSMQFRMESYNTFNHTQYSSMDTTARFNAAGDQINANLGRYTNAALSRRLVLGLKFYF